The following are encoded together in the Acidobacteriota bacterium genome:
- a CDS encoding AAA family ATPase: MIGTRMIPVRTRVTTCRLRPIVSPSDGVSSTAYRRREFEVDASLALIEWQLRSRVRRSALADGSRVVGTIAQRVGTYGATWTPVKRTTAHGQSTSGCRDRHIPAVSSTLVRLVRSCTRQRRCGCMAELPCRVPVMIDRIVVENFKSLRRVDLRLGRMNLFVGANASGKSNFLDLLRVLQGIGNGFTISEILDGKPRSATSAVWDGIRGGSRRACFASAAEGLGGGDVTIEVHGRFAGGPDSPRVGVQEPDSQGELASNWELLIAFSPTTRGVTRERFKVDTVIYDTDRVEGFSEKDAKLRIWCPVEGSQGWSVELQRTSPALGQLQRRVWRLDSGLRDGASSEQSEEACGACRYLARGVARLLANIQPIEPELSMLRAYSQVAEVQRMGERGEDFAALVQTLCKDDRTKDAYLSWLRQLRPEEVDDVGVRQGAMGEPLFVLKENGREFPAAILSDGTLRFAALAAAFFQPDMPDLMTIEEIENGIHANRARLLLELLRSQSAAANTQVVATTHSAAVLDWLEEEDYRTTFVCRRDEETGESRIRALADVPRFIDVVKRKPVSELLSEGWLEAAL; encoded by the coding sequence ATGATCGGGACGAGAATGATCCCGGTCAGGACGAGGGTGACGACCTGCAGACTGAGGCCGATCGTCAGTCCCTCCGACGGTGTTTCGTCCACCGCGTACCGCAGGCGGGAATTCGAGGTCGATGCATCACTTGCGCTCATCGAGTGGCAGCTCCGTTCACGTGTGCGCCGCAGTGCGCTTGCGGACGGTTCGAGAGTCGTGGGAACTATAGCGCAACGGGTTGGCACGTATGGCGCAACCTGGACTCCCGTCAAGCGCACCACGGCGCACGGTCAATCAACGAGCGGGTGCCGAGATCGACACATCCCTGCCGTATCGTCGACTCTGGTACGCCTCGTGCGTTCATGCACCCGACAGCGGCGTTGCGGCTGCATGGCCGAGTTGCCATGTAGAGTACCAGTGATGATCGACCGCATCGTCGTCGAGAACTTCAAGAGCCTGCGGCGGGTGGATCTGCGCCTGGGGCGAATGAACCTGTTCGTCGGCGCCAATGCCAGCGGCAAGTCGAACTTCCTCGACCTGCTCCGCGTGCTGCAGGGTATCGGCAACGGCTTCACCATCAGCGAGATTCTGGACGGCAAGCCGCGGAGCGCGACCAGCGCGGTGTGGGACGGCATCCGCGGCGGAAGCCGCCGGGCCTGCTTCGCGAGTGCCGCCGAGGGCCTCGGCGGCGGTGACGTGACCATCGAGGTGCATGGCAGGTTCGCGGGTGGCCCTGATTCGCCCCGGGTCGGAGTGCAGGAGCCGGATTCCCAGGGTGAGCTCGCATCGAATTGGGAACTCTTGATCGCATTCTCGCCGACGACGAGGGGCGTGACCCGAGAGCGCTTCAAGGTGGACACTGTCATCTACGACACCGATCGCGTCGAGGGCTTCTCGGAGAAGGACGCGAAGCTACGGATCTGGTGCCCGGTCGAAGGCTCACAAGGCTGGTCCGTGGAGTTGCAGCGCACAAGTCCCGCATTGGGGCAGCTCCAGCGAAGAGTGTGGCGCCTCGATTCCGGGCTAAGAGACGGTGCGTCATCGGAGCAGTCGGAAGAAGCGTGTGGAGCTTGCCGGTACCTCGCTCGCGGGGTGGCCAGGTTGCTGGCGAACATCCAACCGATAGAGCCTGAATTGTCGATGCTGCGCGCCTATTCGCAGGTTGCCGAGGTGCAGCGCATGGGCGAACGCGGCGAGGACTTCGCGGCCCTCGTTCAGACCCTATGTAAGGACGACAGGACGAAGGACGCCTACCTGTCCTGGCTTCGCCAGCTTCGTCCCGAGGAGGTCGATGACGTCGGCGTGCGGCAGGGCGCCATGGGCGAGCCGCTGTTCGTATTGAAGGAGAACGGCCGGGAGTTCCCCGCGGCAATCCTCAGCGACGGCACCCTGCGCTTCGCGGCGCTCGCGGCCGCGTTCTTCCAGCCGGACATGCCCGATCTGATGACGATAGAAGAGATCGAGAACGGGATTCACGCGAATCGTGCGCGACTGCTGCTGGAACTGCTGCGCAGCCAGTCTGCGGCGGCGAATACGCAGGTGGTCGCAACGACACATTCGGCGGCGGTGCTCGACTGGCTTGAGGAAGAGGACTATCGGACGACGTTCGTCTGCAGGCGGGACGAGGAGACGGGCGAGTCGCGGATTCGTGCGCTGGCGGACGTGCCGCGTTTCATCGACGTTGTGAAGAGGAAGCCGGTTTCCGAGCTGCTCTCGGAGGGCTGGCTGGAAGCGGCGCTGTGA